A region from the Silene latifolia isolate original U9 population chromosome 7, ASM4854445v1, whole genome shotgun sequence genome encodes:
- the LOC141589930 gene encoding uncharacterized protein LOC141589930 — MAPNTPVTHSAFSAGNIHSYIKTVLTLQDSDYRTWRHVFLVHCGSYGLQGHLTGESKPTGTNDDLWQRLDYVVLSWIYATVSTDLLTMVVDDDATAHKTWVAIEKLFLDNKKARALALMEEYNSCSKGNLSITDYCNKLKKLSDQLNDVDHPISNEDLVLKCLRRLPSQYQSLYNIIPLQTPFPDFLNVRSMLLLEENRQNLQDSVPTTTNPTTALYVSPTNNTQNNNNNYKGGQSHTPAYTPPPIAATSWPAAQPMDATALVQGFDTMSFKAPVDGNWYMDSGASSHMTFNSGTLNTISNHRLNSPKHVVVGNGSLIPVTTIGHKHLPSSLALKDVLVTPSLVKNLISVRKFTTDNNCSVEFDSCGFSVKELPSRREIIRCNSKGDLYTFTPSTTSLPLALTVAHTSALWHCRLGHPSDASFQNLRRNNLIPCNKYVSQILCESCQLGKHSRLPFSTSLSSTSASFDIVYSDLWTSPLLSNSKFRHKLKSDGSLERYKARWVVRGFTQEEGVDYDETFSPVVKPATVRTVLSLAVSNSWSIRQLDVKNAFLHGHLTETVFCEQPSRFQDHEHPDYVCKLNRALYGLKQAPRAWYQRFASYISCLGFISSKCDSSLFICHTPTHMAYLLLYVDDIILTASSPDFLHAIIRDLSTEFAMTDLGPLHYFLGISVTTTPTGLFLSQSKYIAEILERARMRNCKPCATPVDTKAKLSGDSGEPFDNPSLYRSLAGALQYLTFTRPDISYAVQQVCLYMHNPRVPHFNALKRILRYIKGTSSLGLQLHRSSDHSLTAYSDADWAGCPDTRRSTSGFCVFLGPNLILWSSKRQPTTSRSSAEAEYRAVANAVAETCWLRALLNELHRPVRTATLVYCDNVSAVYLSTNPIQHQRTKHIEIDIHFVREKVQLGQVRVLHVPSALQYADIFTKGLLTLLFQEFRSSLSVRSPTAMTAVVC; from the exons ATGGCCCCTAATACTCCTGTCACTCACTCCGCTTTCTCCGCTGGGAACATTCACTCTTACATCAAGACGGTCCTCACTCTTCAAGACAGTGACTACCGTACATGGAGGCATGTCTTTCTTGTGCACTGTGGCAGTTATGGTCTTCAAGGCCATCTCACTGGCGAGTCCAAGCCTACAGGCACCAATGACGACCTCTGGCAACGCCTAGACTATGTAGTCCTTTCATGGATATATGCAACCGTATCCACCGACCTCCTCACtatggttgttgatgatgatgccACTGCCCATAAGACATGGGTTGCTATTGAAAAACTCTTCTTGGACAACAAAAAGGCGCGTGCATTGGCCTTAATGGAAGAATACAATTCTTGCTCCAAAGGTAATCTTTCCATCACGGACTATTGTAACAAACTCAAAAAGTTATCCGACCAATTAAATGATGTTGACCACCCCATATCCAATGAAGACCTCGTCCTAAAATGTCTTCGCAGGTTACCTTCTCAGTATCAATCCCTTTACAACATTATTCCTCTCCAAACTCCGTTTCCTGATTTTCTAAATGTTCGTTCaatgcttcttcttgaggaaAATCGACAAAACCTTCAAGATTCTGTCCCTACCACAACCAATCCTACTACCGCTTTATATGTCTCACCCACAAATAACAcacaaaacaacaataataattataaggGAG GTCAGTCTCACACTCCTGCATATACTCCGCCTCCCATAGCAGCTACCTCGTGGCCTGCTGCTCAGCCGATGGACGCAACCGCTCTTGTCCAGGGATTTGACACTATGAGTTTTAAAGCTCCAGTTGACGGAAACTGGTACATGGACTCGGGTGCTTCCTCTCACATGACATTTAATTCAGGTACTCTCAATACTATTTCTAATCATCGTCTTAATTCTCCCAAGCATGTCGTCGTCGGTAATGGGTCTTTGATTCCTGTCACTACTATCGGGCATAAACATCTCCCTTCCTCCCTTGCTCTTAAAGATGTACTAGTCACTCCATCTCTTGTCAAAAACCTTATTTCCGTCCGAAAATTCACAACTGATAACAATTGCTCTGTTGAATTTGACTCTTGTGGCTTTTCTGTGAAAGAACTTCCGAGCCGGAGGGAGATAATCCGATGTAATAGCAAAGGGGACCTCTACACTTTCACACCATCAACTACCTCACTTCCTCTCGCCCTTACTGTTGCTCACACCTCTGCTCTTTGGCATTGCCGCCTTGGACACCCTAGCGATGCTAGCTTTCAAAATCTTCGTAGGAACAATTTAATTCCTTGTAATAAATATGTTTCCCAAATTTTGTGTGAGTCTTGCCAGTTGGGAAAACATAGTAGACTACCCTTTAGTACTTCTTTATCTTCTACTAGTGCATCTTTTGACATTGTGTATTCTGATTTATGGACATCACCATTATTAAGCAATTCGAAATTTCG GCACAAGCTCAAATCTGATGGTTCATTGGAACGGTACAAAGCTCGCTGGGTTGTCCGTGGGTTCACCCAAGAGGAGGGGGTTGACTACGATGAGACTTTCAGTCCAGTCGTCAAACCCGCGACTGTACGGACTGTCTTAAGCCTGGCTGTTTCAAACTCATGGTCCATACGACAACTTGACGTCAAAAACGCTTTTCTACATGGCCACTTGACTGAAACTGTTTTTTGTGAGCAACCTTCCAGATTCCAAGACCATGAACATCCAGATTATGTGTGCAAATTAAATCGTGCCTTGTATGGGTTGAAACAAGCACCCCGTGCTTGGTACCAACGGTTTGCATCATATATCTCTTGTCTTGGTTTTATTTCCAGCAAGTGTGATAGCTCCTTATTCATTTGTCACACCCCTACACATATGGCCTACTTGCTGCTTTACGTTGACGACATCATCCTTACTGCCTCATCACCGGACTTCCTGCATGCTATCATCCGGGATTTGAGTACAGAATTTGCCATGACTGATTTGGGTCCCCTTCACTATTTTCTCGGGATCTCAGTCACTACTACACCCACTGGATTATTTTTGTCACAATCAAAATACATTGCAGAAATTTTGGAACGTGCCCGTATGCGCAATTGCAAGCCATGTGCAACTCCTGTAGACACCAAAGCAAAATTATCTGGTGACAGTGGAGAACCATTTGACAATCCCTCTCTTTATCGTAGTCTTGCCGGAGCACTTCAATATCTCACATTCACTAGACCCGACATCAGCTATGCCGTCCAACAAGTGTGCTTATATATGCATAATCCTCGCGTTCCTCATTTTAATGCATTAAAACGCATATTGAGATATATAAAGGGCACGTCCTCACTCGGCCTCCAACTCCACAGGTCATCTGACCATTCTCTTACTGCATACTCCGACGCGGACTGGGCCGGTTGCCCCGACACACGACGTTCTACCTCTGGCTTCTGTGTTTTTCTGGGTCCTAATCTTATCTTATGGTCATCCAAAAGACAACCCACAACCTCTCGTTCAAGCGCTGAAGCGGAGTATAGGGCCGTCGCTAATGCGGTCGCTGAAACATGTTGGTTGCGTGCACTGCTTAATGAATTGCATAGGCCTGTCCGAACTGCAACCTTGGTGTATTGTGATAATGTTAGTGCCGTCTACTTATCTACCAATCCCATCCAACATCagcgtaccaaacacattgagaTTGATATTCATTTTGTACGCGAGAAAGTTCAACTCGGCCAGGTTCGTGTTCTACACGTCCCCTCTGCTCTACAATATGCTGATATATTTACAAAGGGCCTTCTTACTCTGTTGTTTCAAGAATTTCGATCCAGTCTCAGCGTCCGGTCACCTACCGCTATGACTGCGGTGGTGTGTTAG